The genomic stretch GTTCCCCAGTCATCTGATTCTCTACCCCTCCAGCAACCATTATcagtttgttgtgtcatcttctatAGATATGCTAGACATACATAGACTCTTACGTACATTGTTTTTATCTAAGGgagaatttttttattcttctcttgTCAAAATATTATCCCACCAAACTTCTTGAATTGTTAGCAACAGCACCAGGAATTGCTCTGTTTCCTTATATAGCCTTGTGtgctgaaagtaaaaataaagtgagttgtcaaaattatttaaaatgttgaacaTACCCAGAGTAAAGAGAAGAACATGCTGGATCCCTATGTACACATCACCTAGAttgagagaatatttttaaatgttgttaaAAGCATTTGTACTCTTGCAAATTTTCAGAACCTCTCCCTTTGGATGAAATGAAAAGACTTTTGAGTTCAACTACAACTACAGCAGCTTTGAAGTCCTGTAGTTCATTATATTAGTGCTCACTGGTAGCAACTTacacataaaatttctcattccCCTTTCTAGTACTAGAAAATAAGTTGTCCAATAACAAATTCTGTGTATACTTTTCCTAAAACTTTGGTATCTGTGTAAGAAACatctaaaaatagattttaaaagccattattgcattaatattaatttttaaaattattagtaaTTCCGCATGTGGGGCTaatttgatcatttttatttGGGTCTTTTTCATGGAGAAAGAATGGTACATCcattatatttattctttagaTGTGTGTAAGCAACCTTACATATTAAAGGATTTTTGATAAAGCGTGACTATTATGAATACTAATTATATTTCCACTTACAAATCTAATTTTTGCCCTGACGtctcaaaaatcttttttttcttagttccACTTGCCTCTCCTGATGCATCAGCAGAACCTCAAAGCAATTACATAGAACGCATCTCTTTTATACATCAATATGATGCCAGGAAAACTCCCAGTGAGCCCATCCAAGGAAAGGTGAGACAGTATTTGGAATTAATTATTTAGTGCTTTAAGGATGGATAGAATATGGTAAAACTTGAAGTCTCGTCAAGTCATAATCATCTTTCTAAAAGTCTGATttgaaaaaaaacactaaaaacatGGTCATTAGTAGAATCTCAGTTGCGTGCCATAGTACAAACTGAAGAATAATGTCATAAAATTAAATTACAGTCTTTGGAATTTGGTTTACTTATTGAAATTATTAACTTACAGTAATATCAAAGCAGCTTGATAAATTTTTTGATATATTTAATGTGCGTGTGTGGAGGGGATCATATAAGGTTTATAAAGCTGAATAGAAATGTAATAGTTGCTGAAGGTGTTCCAACTACAGATGTTTTCATATTTCACTATAACTAAGTCTTTTTGTTGGACCAAACAGACATTTGAGATGCAATCATAAATCCTTAGGTCTATAAACCTTAGTTTTTATTGTACACATAGCAACCTCCAGAGCAAGAAATGAAATTTGATATGAATAGTCTGACATAATCCAAATGACAGAAAAGTTGAGAAGGGAAACtaataaaatgctttttctttgaCTTTCTGCTCTTTCCTTCCTGTTTATTTGCTGTTACACCCTATTTCATAATTTGTTTAAAAGGTTCACCAGTAAGTTATCCTGCTGTCTTTAGTTTTGGACGAAGGTGGCAGCCAATGAAGATGCAGAGAAACAAGTGCCTGCATCGCCAGCACTTGAGCTAGCACGTGAACTCAGTTCACAGCTGCATCTTCTAACAGCTTGTGTTCCCTTGGTTAAcataaattttgttttcctttctagcGACATGGAGCTTTTGTGCAGACAGAGATAAAACCAGGGAGTAGGCCAATAGTTCCTAAGGGAACAGAGGTATTATTGAATGCTCCAGGGTCATGCTCATCAGAACAgtccaaaaaaacagagaaaggaaactcAGCGGAAAGCAGAATGATCTCACCCGGTCTCTGCCGACAAAATTCCCAAGAGCCACTAGAGACTAAAACTCACTTATCAGAAACAGACGTCAGGGAGGCAGCCAAGGCATGCCCCAGCAgtcctgggagagaagagaaaatttcAGGCGTCTTTCAAACAGCTACAGTAGACATTCTTCTCTCCAGGCCCAAGTCTCTAAGTCCACCAATAAAAAACCAGGATAAACCTGGATAAATTACCTTCTTCAAATAAAAACGTAATTCCTGGAACCAGGGCTTAATTTTGGCTCCATCACGtgtgagctgtgtgaccttgggtaagttacttaacctcttagacctgagtttcctcatctgtgaaattagGATAATAGTGATTTCATAAAATTATTGAACATGAAATGATGCATATAGGGCACTCAGCATAATACCTGCCACATCATAACTACTCAATAAATGATCTGTATAAGCTCATCATCACTATTACTacaattaaaatttcaatttatggATAATAGTCTCCTATAAACTTAAATTTACCACCTGTTCTaaaactttttacttctttatatACAATTAAGAGtttgaaaaactaaaaacatttCTCCCAGgacaaaaagtatatatttttttatcctcaAATCAAATACATATGGGTACCCAAAATATCAGAATATTTCATGAgttgttttctattttacttaGGTCACTTCTAGCACTAAATCAACTTTTGCTGTTTAGATGAGTTTGGTATGGATTAATTTTATCAGCTATTCTATTTGTGCATTTAGTGTGCCACAGTGTATCTAGTATAAACTATGTTATGTTGCACACAAGTATAAGGAGGGAGAGTATTCCTCTGCTGCAAAAGAGTATTTCCATGGGAATATATCAGTAGTTCACTGTTACCTGCAGTATTGATAAGACTATAGCTATATctccattcctttatcttccactgaagaaattttaacataatacaaaagaataagaaagcCTTTATTATGTATTTGTATATTGGAGACTTCCATTTCTTACAATGTGGTAAATTAAGGCTAATAGTCATTCCTTTTATTACAAGTACCTGGAAATACATAACAACAAACAGATAGGCAAGCTCACAAGGTAGAGAAATTCTCATGTCCCAAAATAAAGAACATACTTATTCATGTATCAGTATATATCTTGGAGATCTTTCCTTGCCAATATATGTAGACTGTCTCATTATTTTAatagctatattttcttccatagtAGGTCTTATAATTTTGAGCAGTACATATAGAAGCTTCCATGTGTGTGTGGGAATAGAAAGGGGTTGTTAACAGATATGGAAAGAGGTCTTAAAGGACCTCTTAAAGGACTAGAGATGGAACCTTTTGGCCTTGAGAATAGAGAACTAGAATTGAAATCCTACAGACAGCTAAAACCTATGTGTCGCTGGCCTCAGTGCAGAGTAGACTAGAAGCACTCCACCCATCTAACGAAGCAGATATCAGGAAAGTTCGTCTCAGCATAAAGGTCTAGTAGTGAATAAACTCTTTGTGAGAAAGTAAAACCCCGAGCTTGTGCCATAGTCCAGTTTGGAGTGTGAATTTTTATGTAGAACTTCTGACATAATGccaaaataatgttaaaattaatCCTCCTGGCAATACTGCTGAGTTGCCTGACAGAAACAACTGCAAACCCCTCTAGAGAGATATTTCcacaatatacaaaaaataataataatccttGCTGAAGATAAGGTCATaagcaaaaattacaaatcatacaaGTGAGAAAACCATCTTAAGCAAGAGTCCATAATACAAGAAAGAGAATGATTAAAACCCCAAGAACTGCGTATATATTAGAACTCAGTAGATGCTTTGAGTTTGAAgattcttgtctttcttctttggaaaatttttattatgctGATTTTTCTGGTATTCCCATTCCCTCTGTAgaatttttatattgtttatgaattccaaaaatagatattggattatgtttgtaaactggtctgttcctctggacatcttagattatattagattcagaggtttcacttttacttgattaaataatgattaaggctttgattgggccatgtcagtagcctgttaagtccctgcccccttcacTGAAGAGAAGGAAGTTTAGACTGTTgaactggagccctggaagtaaacatgcagaagaacacagaagaatagaggcATCTCCATAGAtagggcagaggccccaggaagagataagCCTCTCACCTGATAggtcacagctggccttgtggagagaacaaagcaTCTGAGCCccgagagaaatgagccctgggagagagacaagacttgtcccagcctacagctgattttggaagaaactgggactaCAGAAActtgggaggaggagaaagactgaaccctcacagacatcgcccaccatcttgcatcaatatgtggcaacagactttggtgagggaagtaacataggctttatggcctgataactgtaagcttctaccctaaataactaccatttataaaagccaacagatttctggtattttgcatcagctcccctttggctgactaatacagaatttggtactggagaGTAGGGTTgtgtttttgcaattaccaaaatgttggaacagttttacaaatgggtaaggggaattttttggaggaattctgaaatgcttggtagaaaagacctacagtgctttgaagagactgttaataGGGATATGGATgccaaagagactttttatgatgccttagaagtaaatgatgaaactattattggaaactggagggaaggtgatctgtgttttaaagttgcagagaagttagcaaaattgactcctaatattttatggaaggcagaatttgaaaatggcaagtctGGGCaattagctgaagaactttcccaagtaaactcagagaatgcagcttggcttctccttgcagcttatagtaaaatgctagatgaaagagataagctgagaactgaattgttgggcagaAATAAACCAgaggaaatcaagcccccagacaagagtgccccatttgaggacttaactaaacttggaacttgtaagtcaggattgaaggtacagttatctaggaaatcgttgtggaaagttttattgtcggatggcttggacccctgcttccttcatgctaaaccaacaagctttttgagagatctgtatgaataaaaccacCGTCATCTTAGACTAAAAAAGACACCAGTGGGATACATGGAGGGGCaaacagctttaagagaaaaaccatggaaactgagatctggaattaagtcatctccttgggccaagagaggaaccccagccatgtgtacagagagggtgagtttgccctggcagttgaagagggtggatgttcccacccaaggTCCAGGGAGTGTTTtactgccccagggtacagacaGGGTGGAGCGCATTCCCAGGGGATTAGGGAGGTTGAGGTTGACACCCAtatgtctgagaggggtgggcctgtcccccatggattagggaaggctgggttgccaactcattgctctgagagggttggacctgtatgccaaaggttagggaggatgttatCTTCACTGTACTATgggaggttaagactctaacccaaagattgagtAAAGTGTGGCAGTCACCCCAGTGCTCTTGGtgggtctggagcttggtcaccacccagatgcttgatgaggatggaaccaagaaaatggccattgggcaagcatgtggaaaggatgGGTCCCCATGTGGATTCTTGAaaatgattctcagactttgaaattgaatggaggatgccctgcagatttactgaactgtagtggacccatgactcatgtttccctcccagtttctccttatggtaattaaaatgttatactttgtccatttgtgtattggaagcagataaatggttttgtaagtttcagaagtctacagcaaacaggactttgccccaagacaaactgtattttcaTAAACTGAGTGTGATAAGattttatacttagcattgctGCTGAAATAAGGTTTTTGAACatagtaatgtctttttggaattcagagggtggtgTGTagcagtttatgaattccaaaaatagatattggataatgtttgtaaactggtttgttactctaggcatattagattatattggatacagaggtttcacttttacttgattaaataatgattaaggctttgattgggccatgtcagtaggacattgagttcctgcccaccaagggggcagggactcacagagaaaccacaccgcAAAGAAGGGAGattagagttttgagctggagctccaGAAGCAAACAtgcaggagaagaatacagaagaGT from Dasypus novemcinctus isolate mDasNov1 chromosome 17, mDasNov1.1.hap2, whole genome shotgun sequence encodes the following:
- the CIMIP6 gene encoding uncharacterized protein C2orf73 homolog, with the protein product MEGKEEKQQQHKIEDADIVYVTEKQEELKHEKEPGKSIQHSKPCVRRGRVYYAKFINTNARTFNEPVPYIDPKKGPEKQGDWWSHGKTLEHPFQPPYDTKSTQRSDFKKPTCPLVLPVKHSRMQKPSCGIVPLASPDASAEPQSNYIERISFIHQYDARKTPSEPIQGKRHGAFVQTEIKPGSRPIVPKGTEVLLNAPGSCSSEQSKKTEKGNSAESRMISPGLCRQNSQEPLETKTHLSETDVREAAKACPSSPGREEKISGVFQTATVDILLSRPKSLSPPIKNQDKPG